Proteins from one Pontibacter korlensis genomic window:
- a CDS encoding rhodanese-like domain-containing protein gives MSFKPNNEIKAMFNIFKSAPKNYEDLDGSTFKSKFQASPKAELLDVRTSGEYSAGTIKGATNLDVTSPQFQPALKTLDKDKEYYVFCRSGNRSGSACQMLSDQGFKAYNLAGGVGAWPH, from the coding sequence TTGAGTTTTAAACCAAATAATGAGATAAAAGCCATGTTCAATATTTTTAAATCCGCTCCCAAGAACTACGAAGACCTGGACGGGAGCACATTCAAATCAAAGTTTCAAGCTTCACCGAAGGCCGAGCTGCTGGACGTGCGAACTTCTGGGGAATACAGCGCGGGAACCATTAAAGGAGCCACGAACCTTGACGTGACCTCCCCACAGTTCCAGCCGGCACTAAAGACGCTGGACAAGGACAAGGAGTACTATGTGTTCTGCCGCAGTGGCAACCGGAGCGGCTCGGCTTGCCAGATGCTCTCAGACCAGGGGTTCAAGGCCTATAACCTGGCCGGTGGCGTGGGGGCCTGGCCACACTAG
- a CDS encoding MFS transporter: protein MEEAKLGLKENAAQFWLLVLINGFVGAMVGLERSVIPEFAESAFGISGHTALLSFIVAFGLAKSLANLMMGRLATRYTRKQLLLTGWLFALPVPWLLLYADSWGWVIFANLLLGLNQGFAWSATVVMKIDLVGERNRGLAMGINEFAGYLAVGLVAFLAGYIASATGEVTYAFVPGIGFSIAGLLLTVFFLRDTHGHVKMEAAQTTIPLLGSIWKDTTWRHANLGSVTLNGFVNNLNDGMLWGLLPVLLVTKGYSLAEIGLLAGIYPVVWGLGQLVTGRLGDIYCKKQLLTLGMLLQGMAVALLLFSGSYAVLVTALVVLGAGTALVYPNFLSVVAENTHPNQRPQSLGIFRFWRDFGYVAGAVAAGLFSDLFGLEAVLLGTALLTIGAGVLSEVRMCCTKKMLWQSKACAPNLC from the coding sequence ATGGAAGAAGCGAAATTGGGCTTAAAGGAGAACGCAGCGCAGTTCTGGCTGCTGGTGCTCATCAATGGCTTTGTGGGTGCGATGGTAGGGTTGGAGCGTTCCGTTATTCCGGAGTTTGCCGAATCCGCTTTCGGCATCAGCGGGCATACGGCGCTTCTTTCCTTTATCGTAGCCTTCGGTCTTGCCAAGTCTCTGGCCAATCTCATGATGGGCCGTCTGGCGACAAGGTATACCCGAAAGCAGTTGCTGCTCACAGGCTGGTTGTTTGCACTGCCGGTACCGTGGCTGTTGCTGTATGCGGACAGCTGGGGGTGGGTTATCTTTGCTAACCTGCTGCTGGGGCTAAACCAGGGATTTGCCTGGTCGGCTACGGTGGTGATGAAAATAGACCTGGTCGGGGAGAGGAACCGCGGACTGGCGATGGGCATCAATGAGTTCGCCGGTTACCTGGCCGTGGGGCTGGTGGCGTTTCTGGCGGGGTACATTGCCTCCGCCACGGGAGAGGTCACGTACGCGTTCGTGCCGGGCATCGGTTTCTCCATAGCGGGCTTGCTGCTGACTGTCTTCTTCCTCCGTGACACGCACGGACACGTAAAAATGGAGGCAGCGCAAACCACTATTCCCTTACTCGGCAGCATCTGGAAAGACACAACCTGGCGCCATGCCAACCTGGGCTCTGTCACGCTCAATGGTTTTGTGAACAACCTGAACGACGGGATGCTGTGGGGCCTGCTGCCGGTCTTGCTGGTCACAAAGGGCTACTCACTGGCAGAGATAGGTTTACTGGCGGGTATTTACCCTGTGGTGTGGGGGCTGGGGCAGCTAGTGACGGGCAGGCTCGGGGACATATACTGCAAAAAGCAGCTGCTTACTTTGGGCATGCTGCTACAGGGAATGGCTGTTGCGCTTTTGCTTTTCTCCGGTTCCTACGCTGTATTGGTAACAGCACTTGTTGTGCTCGGTGCCGGTACGGCCCTGGTGTACCCGAACTTCCTGTCGGTGGTGGCCGAAAACACGCACCCAAACCAGCGTCCGCAGAGCCTGGGTATTTTCCGGTTCTGGCGCGACTTCGGCTATGTGGCAGGGGCCGTGGCAGCGGGGTTGTTCAGTGACCTGTTTGGTTTGGAGGCAGTACTGCTGGGCACTGCCCTGCTTACAATTGGCGCAGGCGTTCTATCCGAAGTGCGAATGTGCTGCACCAAGAAGATGCTTTGGCAAAGCAAAGCGTGTGCTCCTAACCTATGCTGA
- a CDS encoding YeeE/YedE family protein, with protein MESLIEWMSQPWPWYVAGPLIAFTMVLLLFVGKSFGVSDTLRTTCAIGGGGRVSDFFDFDWRKQVWNLIFVLGAVIGGFIASTWLQQPEPIPLAQDTVMKLQELGISNPGADYLPEEIFSWESLFTLRGFVMLVIGGFLIGFGARYAGGCTSGHAISGLSNLQVPSLIAVVGFFIGGLIMTYLLLPVILTL; from the coding sequence ATGGAAAGTTTAATTGAATGGATGAGCCAACCGTGGCCCTGGTATGTGGCGGGCCCACTGATTGCCTTCACAATGGTGCTGCTGCTGTTTGTCGGCAAAAGCTTTGGTGTGTCGGACACCCTGAGGACAACCTGCGCCATTGGGGGAGGGGGTAGGGTGAGTGACTTCTTTGACTTTGACTGGAGAAAACAGGTCTGGAACCTCATTTTCGTGCTGGGCGCTGTCATCGGCGGGTTTATCGCCTCTACCTGGCTGCAGCAGCCTGAGCCGATTCCGCTTGCGCAGGACACGGTGATGAAGCTGCAGGAGCTGGGCATCAGCAACCCGGGGGCTGACTACCTGCCGGAGGAAATCTTCAGCTGGGAGAGCCTCTTTACGCTGCGGGGCTTCGTGATGCTGGTCATCGGTGGGTTCCTCATTGGTTTCGGGGCACGCTATGCGGGGGGATGTACCTCCGGGCATGCCATCAGCGGCCTGAGCAACCTGCAGGTCCCTTCGCTGATTGCCGTGGTAGGCTTCTTTATCGGGGGCCTTATCATGACCTACCTGCTGCTCCCGGTTATACTTACACTTTAA
- a CDS encoding sulfite exporter TauE/SafE family protein, with translation MEILGYIAALVIGLSLGLIGGGGSILTVPALVYLLGLSPVISTAYSLFIVGLTSLVGSYKFYKRGLVSLKTALVFGLPSIVAVYATRRYIVPAIPESIFTIGGFEVTKGIMLMLLFAGLMVFASISMIRQDKKPSGTADENIDHDILDENGKPSKATEPKFNYGGILAEGAVVGTLTGLVGAGGGFLIIPALVLFSKLDMKLAVGTSLLIIAAKSLFGFIGDIYNYEIDWAFLVVFSALSIVGIFLGSFLSTKVQADRLKTAFGWFVLVMGVYIIGKELFF, from the coding sequence ATGGAAATTTTAGGATACATCGCGGCCCTTGTTATCGGGCTTTCATTGGGGCTCATTGGCGGGGGAGGCTCTATCTTGACGGTACCGGCCCTGGTTTACCTGCTGGGTCTGAGCCCCGTCATCTCAACAGCCTATTCGCTCTTTATCGTGGGGCTCACCAGCTTAGTAGGGAGCTATAAATTCTACAAAAGAGGACTGGTCAGCCTCAAGACAGCGCTGGTTTTCGGGCTTCCATCCATTGTGGCGGTATATGCCACGCGCCGCTACATTGTGCCGGCCATCCCGGAGAGCATCTTCACGATTGGCGGTTTTGAAGTGACAAAGGGTATTATGCTCATGCTGCTGTTTGCCGGTCTCATGGTCTTTGCCTCCATCAGCATGATCAGGCAAGACAAGAAGCCAAGCGGCACTGCCGACGAGAACATAGACCACGACATTTTAGATGAAAACGGCAAGCCATCCAAGGCCACAGAACCGAAGTTCAACTATGGCGGCATTCTGGCCGAAGGGGCCGTGGTGGGCACGCTGACAGGCCTGGTGGGGGCAGGGGGCGGCTTCCTGATCATTCCGGCGCTGGTGCTCTTCAGCAAGCTGGACATGAAGCTGGCAGTGGGTACTTCCCTGCTTATCATCGCGGCAAAGTCACTGTTCGGGTTTATCGGCGACATCTACAACTATGAGATTGACTGGGCCTTCCTGGTTGTATTCTCAGCGCTCTCCATTGTCGGCATCTTCTTGGGGTCTTTCCTGTCCACGAAGGTGCAGGCAGACAGGCTCAAGACGGCCTTCGGCTGGTTTGTGCTGGTGATGGGCGTTTACATCATCGGAAAAGAGTTGTTCTTTTAA
- a CDS encoding vitamin K epoxide reductase family protein, which translates to MEENKHKDNKGQHSGGMGMRGVTRPMAEKEIRQHNQNMHGDSENHASGGHDQKQDKKKGMMMSEDMRKQMLHMHHMQTLWVYWMIIILGAWVLLSPLTFDYGIGTVEPSGGRSVWLTMEQRIQFMKWSDIISGVLLMFFGWRGLTPNRPVSLWICCFIGIWLTMAPLLFWAPTAVAYLNDTMVGALIIALTILIPGMPNMIMYMKMGPDTPPGWSYNPSSWPQRWIMMVLGLVGWVVSRYLAAFQLGYIDSVWDPFFGQQSEQVLNSAMSHSMPVSDAGLGAIAYTFEFLMGWMGAPSRWRTMPWMVAIFGILVIPLGMVHIFLVISQPIIVGAWCTFCLLAAAIMIPMIPLEVDEVIAMGQFMKKKVNQGESFWKVFWKGDTIESDAKDEAPEMMAFPQKPGPVYSASIWGISFPWTLTVAMLLGIAMVFAPAVFGVQIQETVADIFHLAGSLVVVTSIFCMGEPLRRGRYFNILLGLTVAVAPWFLNNSPVGLSITGVVLGLAVAALSLPLGPKTQNYAGWDAYIK; encoded by the coding sequence ATGGAAGAGAACAAGCACAAGGATAACAAAGGGCAGCACAGCGGCGGCATGGGCATGCGCGGCGTTACGCGCCCGATGGCCGAAAAGGAAATCCGCCAGCACAACCAGAACATGCATGGCGACAGCGAAAACCATGCGAGTGGTGGTCATGATCAGAAGCAGGACAAGAAAAAGGGCATGATGATGTCGGAGGACATGCGCAAGCAGATGCTGCACATGCACCACATGCAGACGCTGTGGGTCTACTGGATGATCATTATACTTGGGGCCTGGGTGCTGCTCTCGCCGCTCACCTTCGACTACGGTATCGGCACGGTGGAGCCTTCGGGCGGCAGGAGCGTGTGGCTCACCATGGAGCAGCGCATCCAGTTTATGAAGTGGAGCGATATTATCAGCGGAGTCTTGCTGATGTTCTTCGGCTGGCGCGGGCTCACGCCCAACCGCCCCGTCAGCCTCTGGATCTGCTGCTTTATCGGTATCTGGCTTACCATGGCACCGCTGCTGTTCTGGGCACCAACGGCGGTGGCCTACCTGAACGACACCATGGTGGGCGCGCTCATCATTGCCCTGACCATACTCATACCCGGCATGCCCAACATGATTATGTACATGAAAATGGGCCCCGACACGCCCCCCGGCTGGAGCTACAACCCCTCCAGCTGGCCTCAGCGCTGGATCATGATGGTGCTGGGCCTCGTTGGGTGGGTGGTGTCGCGCTACCTGGCCGCTTTCCAGCTGGGCTACATCGACTCTGTTTGGGACCCCTTTTTCGGGCAGCAGAGCGAGCAGGTGCTAAACTCGGCCATGTCGCACAGTATGCCTGTTTCCGATGCGGGCCTGGGTGCTATTGCTTATACTTTCGAGTTCCTGATGGGCTGGATGGGAGCCCCGAGCCGCTGGCGTACGATGCCTTGGATGGTGGCCATTTTTGGTATACTAGTTATTCCGTTGGGCATGGTGCACATCTTCCTAGTAATAAGCCAGCCTATTATTGTGGGTGCTTGGTGCACGTTCTGCCTGCTGGCCGCCGCTATCATGATTCCGATGATCCCGCTGGAAGTGGACGAGGTAATTGCCATGGGGCAGTTCATGAAAAAGAAGGTAAACCAGGGTGAAAGCTTCTGGAAAGTGTTCTGGAAAGGCGACACCATAGAGAGCGATGCAAAGGACGAGGCACCGGAGATGATGGCGTTCCCGCAGAAGCCGGGACCGGTATACAGCGCCTCCATCTGGGGCATCAGCTTCCCGTGGACGTTGACCGTAGCCATGCTGCTTGGCATCGCCATGGTGTTTGCGCCAGCCGTTTTCGGAGTGCAGATACAGGAAACCGTGGCCGATATTTTCCATTTGGCAGGCTCGCTGGTGGTGGTTACTTCTATTTTCTGCATGGGGGAGCCTTTGCGCAGGGGGCGCTACTTCAACATATTGCTGGGGCTTACAGTGGCCGTGGCGCCGTGGTTTTTGAACAACAGTCCTGTCGGCTTAAGTATAACAGGCGTTGTATTAGGATTGGCAGTAGCGGCACTATCACTTCCGCTGGGGCCTAAAACACAAAATTATGCAGGCTGGGATGCGTACATCAAGTAG
- a CDS encoding DUF2911 domain-containing protein, producing the protein MTTELRSAILAVALGLALASCNGQVAEQKAPEQESHHATAHEANAQDGALAIQAQAEPDTLKGSLKAEAHGQIGPAHLTVAYHSPAVRGRVIWGGLVAHNQVWVTGAHSATSLQTDQPVTIGGQPLPAGKYALFTIPGEKEWTVIINKNWEQHLADDYSEAEDVVRFTVTPERLEQHQERLRYQIVPQRDAQGAVVMTWDKLKLSLPVGV; encoded by the coding sequence ATGACAACAGAACTACGTAGCGCCATCCTGGCTGTTGCCCTTGGTCTTGCACTTGCTTCCTGCAACGGGCAGGTGGCAGAGCAGAAAGCTCCGGAACAGGAAAGCCATCATGCCACCGCGCATGAGGCAAACGCGCAGGATGGGGCGCTGGCCATACAGGCACAGGCTGAACCTGATACCCTGAAGGGCAGCCTGAAAGCCGAGGCGCACGGACAAATAGGGCCTGCCCATCTAACGGTTGCCTACCATTCTCCTGCCGTGCGCGGCAGAGTGATATGGGGCGGCCTGGTGGCCCATAACCAGGTGTGGGTAACGGGGGCACATTCGGCTACTAGCCTGCAGACGGACCAGCCGGTCACGATAGGAGGGCAGCCGTTGCCGGCAGGGAAGTACGCGCTCTTCACCATTCCGGGGGAGAAGGAGTGGACGGTGATCATCAACAAAAACTGGGAGCAGCACCTGGCAGACGATTACTCGGAAGCAGAAGACGTGGTACGTTTCACTGTGACACCTGAGAGATTGGAGCAGCACCAGGAGCGGTTGCGCTATCAAATCGTACCCCAGCGTGATGCGCAGGGAGCGGTTGTCATGACATGGGACAAGCTAAAACTGTCGCTTCCGGTGGGCGTATAG
- a CDS encoding YeeE/YedE family protein yields MKFLTYLSIGTLFGIIMTKSQAISWYRIYEMFRFDAFHMYGIIGSAVILGIISVALIKKYKFKSTEGTPITFSPKNMSIPRYLFGGTIFGLGWAMTGACPGPIYTLIGNGYSVILVVLFSAILGTMAYGILRKRLPH; encoded by the coding sequence ATGAAGTTTTTAACCTATCTGTCAATCGGTACCTTGTTTGGTATCATCATGACAAAGTCGCAGGCCATCTCCTGGTACAGAATCTATGAGATGTTCCGCTTCGACGCCTTCCACATGTACGGCATCATCGGGTCAGCCGTCATTTTGGGCATCATCAGCGTGGCGCTTATCAAGAAATACAAATTCAAGTCAACAGAGGGTACGCCAATTACTTTCTCGCCGAAGAACATGAGCATTCCCCGCTACCTCTTTGGCGGCACCATCTTCGGACTGGGATGGGCCATGACGGGTGCCTGCCCTGGCCCGATTTACACGCTGATTGGGAATGGGTACAGTGTGATACTGGTGGTGCTGTTTAGCGCCATCCTGGGCACGATGGCCTATGGTATTCTTAGAAAAAGGCTTCCTCATTAG